TGAAAGCCAGGCGCATTTTATAAAGAAATCTGCAATAATCAAGTTACTAGAACTATTTTACCAAGTCCTTAACTATTTCGCGCCGCATTATAGAGCAGTGAATCAGAGTGTCTGACGCGATAGTAAACTGGGAGTCGATAATTCACAAGAACGCAAGGACGAACGACCGCGGGGACGCCGGAAACGTAATCGAAGTGGAAGAAGACACAATAACCCTCGAAAGGGGCCCGACAGCAGAGTACGTGATTCCAAAGTCAAAGGTCGAGGGGTACAACGGCGCAGAAGTCGCCTTGGATATCTCCCTCAAGGAACTCGGGCAGTACAGGAGAAAGTAAAGTAGCAGCCTTCAGAACGGCATTTGAAGTGTGCAGGACTCCATCATGCACGCTGCTGGATGATATAATATTATTATCATCATCATCCAAGTCAATCACTCGAAAACGATTACGCAACTATGCAGCAGCGACATTAATCCATCCGGCGCTTTTTTTGGTGCATTGAGCAGATGCAGTGAAAGCGATCTAGCACATAAAATTATTTGCGACAATCTGTCGTTTATTGACATTATTTGCAAAACTCAAGAAATGTTTCATTTCGTCATTGAGAAAGATAATATTGTATCGCATTTAATTTACAGAGAGTGCCCACCTATCGGGATTTGTGTGATGAGCTCTTGCAACTCGATCACATTCGGTTAGTGGGAGTGGTTGACAGCAGGGGAAAAATCCTCTTTTCGGATTACGGGCATTCAGGCTCTCCGGCGCTGTCAAGGCCTGAAGCAGAAGACCTGTTGTTCCGGGCTGCGGTAAGGATGGGGACGCGCAAGGAATTTGCGGAAAAGTTTGGCGGCATCGTATATTCTCTTACAGAGTACGGGTCTATAGTGCAGTATTCAATACCGCTGGACAGGGATGCCAAGGCATTCCTCTTTGTGCAGACAGCCAAGATGGACGGTCCAGCCCATACGCGTTATATGACAATTGACAAAATACGAGATGTCTTGAAGAAGCACGGATATGGCTGACATCATCGAGCTAGAATTTTCTTTTTGTGCAAAATGCATGTGAATTTTTCACGTTGCTCCCAATCCTGATCCATGTAGATTTCAATAACTGCGCAGATATTAGCTAAAATTGACGGGAGCAAATAATATTATCAAAGATGACAATAAAATAGACGGAAATGCCGGCCGATTCACTGAACGCAAATTTTTCTAAAACAATCGAATCTGTGTTAAGCGGGCTTGGCGAGGAAGCAAGGGAACTCATCCTGAAACACATAAGGGAAAAGTACGGCATGGACGCCGAACAGATACTGCAATACCGCGAGGAGTTTGCCAACTATCTACGCGAGATCATGGGCAATAGCGCAGAAACCATCGTGGAAAAACTGGACGAGGCCATTCCAAAGGCCCAATGCAGTCGCAGAGACGGTCGTGTGGCCAAGCCGCCATCAAGGCTCATGGTAGAGAAGATCCCGACCGGCGTCTTTTTCATAATGTGCGAACATTGCCTTTGGTGTGCCACGCTCCTGAAATACATGCCTAGGCCAAGATGCTACAGCTGCAGCAAAAGAATCCGCGACGCTGTCCCCATTTCAAGCGGAGAGAGCTTTGATGTAAGCATGGATGAAAAAAGAGGCATTACACTTTCATTCTGGTAAAATCACGCTTTCGTTCTGTTAAAAATAACCAGAACAGACACAAACCATGGTAAATAATTGATATATATCTGCAAGACAAATAACATCTGAATTTTGTCAGAATGTTTGCACATACTCGACAGGTTGGGCTACAGCAGGCTCTCCGGTAATGCGGACCAGATCCTGATCGAATCTGTGAGGGACGCCTTGAGAATTTTTGGCGACGCCGCCGGATCGCTTATCTCCATTTTGGCCACAGACAGCGGGCTGTCTGAAAAAGAGCTCCTGCTTGACTACAGGGCCGTCGAAATGTCGCTTAACAGGAGGCTCGGCAAGGATATCGGGAAGATGATAATGGGCCTGATAAAGAAAGAGCTCTTGCGCCACGTCCCCTCGGCAGATTCTGACCAAGACATCGGCGAGATCGTTGACAGGATCCGCATTACAGATGTAGTAAATTTTGTCCGCTCGCGGGAGGGGCACGAGCACGTGCTTTTCCTTTACAAGAATGCAAAGACAAAGGACGAGGTGCTCGCAGAATTTTTCGAGTCTGCCGCCACCACTACCCCAAAAGGCATCCTGTCAGTGTCACCATGCCGCATCCCTTCCACGAACAACATGCTGTATGGCGAGCTTTTGTCCGTAGAACGCTCCAAAGCAATGAGCAAAGCCTTCGACTGGGTTTACACGATACATTCGGTAAACGACTCGAAGAAAGGCACGAGGATAGCCGGAGAGGACGCCTCGTGGTTTTTCAGAAACGGCCTTGAAAACGAATTCACCCAGGGAGAAAGGGCCATTGGAACGCGGGCGGCCGAAAACATTTCCTTTCTCTGCTCTTACGATCTTGCCAAGCTTGACGAAAGGCATCTTGAAACCATCATCCCCTTCCACGGCTTTGTAATTCTTGACGACCCTCCTGCAGTCTACAAGGGCCCAGCGTAAGGACACTGCAAAATCTATCCAGAGAACGTGTGTACTGATGTGTTTTGCTTGGCTAGTTGCCACAGGTGAAGGCCGCAAGGCGAGCCGCATCCCCAGACATCCAGGTACTGTCCGGAATTCTCTTTGGTAAAAAAAAATGCGCCTAGGATCTTCTTCTAGGCGTCACGTCATTAGTTGCCGAAAAGCCGCTGGTGCTCTTCGAGCATGCAGCGGTTGTACACCACCTTGATGCCCTTTTCCTTGGCAAGTTTTTCAGCCTGCTCGTTGTGGATTCCCAGCTGCATCCACACCACCTTGATGCCGGCCTTTTTCACGGCGTCCATCACCACCGGCAGGACGTCGTCTGACGGCCTGAAAACGTCGACGATGTCGATCTGGTCGGGAACGCTTGAAACGTTCGGGTAGGATTTTCTGCCCATTATCTCTGGCGCTGTCGGGTTGACGGGTATCACGTTGTACCCCTGCTCTATCAGGTATTTCGGGACATAGTTTGCCGGCTTGCCGTCGGTCTTGGACATGCCCACCACCGCGATGTTTTTCAGCTTGTAGAATTCCCGGATTTCCGCGTCAGAGAACGAGTCAGTATTCACAATGTGATTTTCGTCCAGATGTTATTTAAACGCAATCAGGAATGCGTCCCCTAGGTCGAAAGATAAAGGGAAGCAGGCCAAGATCATAATAGATGATGAAATCTAGGACACGCTAGTTCAGCTGATGAATTTCTTTGTGAAGTCGATCATGTTTTGTGCAGTCGTCAGATAACTTTGCGCATCTTCGGAGCTTATTTCAAAGGGCTTGCTAAGATATCTCGCTCCGTCAACTAGGCCATGTAGTTTGTTTAGCAGACCTTTGTAGTCTTCATTCGCTCTATTCGCCAGCATTAGAGAATTGTATTTGAGTCTAGTCCAAACGTGAGTCTGCTTCTTAACGTATTCTTGTTCAGAAATGACAAATAACTGAGAGGTTGCTAGCAGTTCCACAGTGCTAAACAAGTTATCTACAAATGATCGCCATAATTTCTTCTCGTAACAATACTTTGCTGCTTCATAGAATTGAATTGCAGCATCCAGTCGTTCTTGAGCTTTTCCCTTATAATGCCTGAAATCGAATTGGATTATCCAATATCCTCTAAATTGAAGCAGGGTTACATGCCCTGCATCAGGGCTATCCTGATCAGTCAAGGTTACTCCTATAATCTCTTCAATTTCGTCTTCAAAGACTTCTTCTTTGAATTGTTTTTTGATGTCTGGTTTTAGTTTTAATTTTGCAATGGCCTTGACTTCATCATTTAGTCTTACTTCAGACGAATTCCTGTTAGGATCAAGAACTATCTGGGCTTTTGTTACTTGATAGTCTTTAGAGATAAGCCCATTTTCGACTCTCCGATTGAGCTCAGGATAGATCCATAGTTGCAAAATGTGATTGAAGAAGGTCTTTGCGCCTTCTTCATCAAGAGTTGGCTTTTGGTTTCCGACTTCAGAAGTCATTTCTTTTCTTTAGTGACTGTTTCTGTTATTCCTCTCTTGTATTCGAAGCCACTTCCTAGTGCTCCAATCTTAACTCCCCATTCTCTCTTCTTTTCTACTACTTTTCGTTTGACTAGAAACTTCTTTCTTGCCTCATTTTCCATGTTGCTTCTGAACGTTCGGTATGCGTCTTGGTTCTGCAGATACCTAAGATCTGTAAGTGATGGATACTTGTTTATGGGAAAACGTCTCCCATTGTTTGTAATCCATTTCATGCGGATGTTATAGAAGAACTTGCATTAATCCATTTTCCGGTGAATCATGCTCGGATTCGTCATTCTAGCATTTCGCGAAGCTCTTCGTATTCTTCTTTTGTGATTTCTCCTTTCGCCAGACGCATCTTTAGAACAAGAAGAGGGCTTTCCCTTGTCTGAACAGTTTCCGTCTTTTGGCCTGCCTGAATGTTTGACGTAGGTGCTGTCTGAGGAGAAGACTTTTCTTGAAGCTTTACTAGCTGATTGTAGAGTTCGGCGGCGAATTCCCTGATAGCCTTTCCTCTAAATGACGTTACGCCAAACCTAGGCGATTGCGGAATCCCATTTTCATCAACATAGGGA
The sequence above is drawn from the Nitrososphaera viennensis EN76 genome and encodes:
- a CDS encoding CoA-binding protein encodes the protein MNTDSFSDAEIREFYKLKNIAVVGMSKTDGKPANYVPKYLIEQGYNVIPVNPTAPEIMGRKSYPNVSSVPDQIDIVDVFRPSDDVLPVVMDAVKKAGIKVVWMQLGIHNEQAEKLAKEKGIKVVYNRCMLEEHQRLFGN
- a CDS encoding HEPN domain-containing protein, with translation MTSEVGNQKPTLDEEGAKTFFNHILQLWIYPELNRRVENGLISKDYQVTKAQIVLDPNRNSSEVRLNDEVKAIAKLKLKPDIKKQFKEEVFEDEIEEIIGVTLTDQDSPDAGHVTLLQFRGYWIIQFDFRHYKGKAQERLDAAIQFYEAAKYCYEKKLWRSFVDNLFSTVELLATSQLFVISEQEYVKKQTHVWTRLKYNSLMLANRANEDYKGLLNKLHGLVDGARYLSKPFEISSEDAQSYLTTAQNMIDFTKKFIS